In Deltaproteobacteria bacterium, the genomic window GCGAAACCGTCGCACAACGCCTCGCCCGCCAGCTTGGACAGGCCGTAGGGGTCCTGAGGCCGTCGCGGGTGCTTCTCGTCGATGGGAAGGTAGTCGGGAAGAACGGGGCGCAAGGGATAGTACAGGCCGTACACGGCCAGGCTGGAGCCGATGACGAGCCTGCGGATGCCGAGCGACGCGCCCGCGGCGAGGACGTTGTAGGTCATGGCGACGTTGCGCTGGAAACGCAGGCTGTCGCCGGCGACGTCCGGGGTCTTCCAGGTCCCGGTGGCTGGGTCGAACAGGCCCTGCTCAGTGTAGGGGAAGCGTTCGCGCGCGAGGTGGATCACCGCCTCCGCGCCTGCGAACGCTCGTTGCACCGCCTCCGGGTCGGTCAGGTCCACGGCATCCGGGCAGGTTGGTTCCTCCGGCTTGGAGCCGTCGTTGCCGGCCAGGTCCAGCGGCACGACGGTGTACCCTTGGCGCGACAGCAACTCGGTCACGTATCGCCCCAGCCTCCCGGCGCTGCCCGTGACGGCGACCTTCATGCCGCGGCCTTTCGATGCCGCCTCATCCGGTGGTGTCCTGTCGGGTCATTTCGAATGCCGGTTCGGCACGGGATCATTCGGACGGGGCGCCGTTCTCCGCGTCCGGCTTCGGCGGGTAGGTCCGGATTCCCGTGAACGAGTCCATGCGTATCAGCCGGTCGCTCTCCTCCGGCGAAAGTACCCCTTGCGGCCGCAACCCCTGCTGCGCCCGCGCGACGGCGTTCAGGATGATGCGGCGCTGGAGGATGATGCCCTTGTCGGACGCCGCCAACCGTTCCTCGCGGCCGGCGACATTGCCTTGGGTGGACTGGGTCATGATGTCCTCGAGGCGCACGCTGCCCCGAAACGGCGACAGCGGCCGGCGGTCGTGCTCGGGCTTTTCCGCGGTGGCCACCGGCCGTCGGGACGGCGCCAGCTTGGCCATGAAGTCGGGATCCGGCCCGGTGTAGTGGTCCACCGTGTACAGCGTAAAGTGGTCATCGTCGTCCGGCGTGATGAACATCCAGTGCGCGTTCCTGGAGCCACGGGCCAGGGCTTCCCTGGGCTCCTTGAAGTGGGTGAACTCGGTGTCGCCGATCTGCATCACGCTGGGCAGCGCGTAGCTTTTCTCGTCCACGTAGCTCATGCCCGGCTCGGGGGCGGGCTTGTTCGATACCACCTTCATGCCGTAGTCCGTCTCCACGGCATCGAACGGCGGCACGTCCTTGGCGTTGAAGAACCAGCTCCGCCAGGTGCCGTCGTCCGGATCGGAGAGGTGCAGGGTGGAGAAGTGGGCAGGGTCGGCGCCGTTCTCGATGAAGTTGTACCAGTTGTAGTCGTAGTGGCGCGCCGCCTCGATGCGCCGTTGACCGCCGGGCTCCGCCAGGGGCGCATACCGCGGCAACGGCGGCTCCAGGTCCGGCGGCCCGAGGTAGGCGAAGATCAGCCCGCCCTGCTCCCGCACCGGGTAGGCGAGGTGGCGCACCTTCTCGTGGAACACGCTCCCCGGCGGCTCCGCGGGCTGCTCCAGGCACGCGCCCGCCACGTCGAAAAGCCAGCCGTGGTACGGGCAGCGCAGCCCCGAGGGCTCGACATCGCCGTACTCCAACGAGGTGCCCCGGTGCGGACAGTGGAGCCCCAGCAGGCCGAGCCGTCCCTCGCCGTCGCGGAACAGCACCAGGTCCTCTCCGAGAACCCGCACCCGCATGGGAATGTCCCGCAGGTCGTCGCCGCGGCCCACCGCCATCCAGTAGCGCCGGAACCACTCGCCGGCGGGCGTCCCCCGGCTCACCCGGGCGAGATCACGCGCGGTCAGCGCTGCCATGCCTGTATCTCCTCACGCCGGTTTCCGGGTGCTAGCGCCATGTGTGCTGCGGTTTCCATCCGAGCAGCTCCTTGGCCCGGTCGTTGGCAAACACGCCCCGGGTGCCGGTGAGCCCTCGAGCGCGGTCTCCGATGGCCGGCTTGAGTCGCGGCAGGAGATCGCACAGGGGCTCCGCCACGGTGCTGTCGTCGGCCACCACGAACATCACGGTGCCGCCGGGCAACGGCCGCTCCACCGCCAGCCGGAACGCCACGGCGAGGTCGCGCACGTCGATGTAGCTGTACTCGCGCCATTCGCCGGGCTCGCGCCCGCCGGTGCGCCGGATTTCGTCGAGCGCCTCGGGCGTGACCACGCCGCTGGGGCGAATCACTACCGACTCGACCCCCTTGCGGGCGTAGGAGTGCGCGATGGTCTCGCCCACCTGCTTCGACAGTCCGTAGGCGTCGATGGGGCGGCACGGGTGCTCCTCGTCGATGGGCAGGTAATCGGGCAGGAACGCGCCTTCGCTGTAGGCCCAGCCGACGGCGGCGTTGCTGCTGGTGGACACGACGCGCGGGATGCCCAGCCGGAATGCCGCGTGGTGCGCGTTGAACGTGCCGGTGACGTTGGTCTCGAACACCACGCCTGTCGGGGCGACGTGGGGATTGTGTATCGCGGCCAGGTGGATGACGGCGTCGCAACCGGCGGCCGCTTCCACCATCTGGCCGAGGTCCTGCACCTCTCCCACCAGATACTTGGCC contains:
- a CDS encoding NAD(P)-dependent oxidoreductase — encoded protein: MKVAVTGSAGRLGRYVTELLSRQGYTVVPLDLAGNDGSKPEEPTCPDAVDLTDPEAVQRAFAGAEAVIHLARERFPYTEQGLFDPATGTWKTPDVAGDSLRFQRNVAMTYNVLAAGASLGIRRLVIGSSLAVYGLYYPLRPVLPDYLPIDEKHPRRPQDPYGLSKLAGEALCDGFAQGSGARIASLRFAGIADERVYQRLRKRREDPMSRGVGSFWSYVDVRDAAAACRLALEADFEGHEAFNICAPTTYLIMPTQALLERHLPGVRTVAFQADGNCCGYASDKARKSLGFSPRHGPDG
- a CDS encoding Rieske 2Fe-2S domain-containing protein, translated to MAALTARDLARVSRGTPAGEWFRRYWMAVGRGDDLRDIPMRVRVLGEDLVLFRDGEGRLGLLGLHCPHRGTSLEYGDVEPSGLRCPYHGWLFDVAGACLEQPAEPPGSVFHEKVRHLAYPVREQGGLIFAYLGPPDLEPPLPRYAPLAEPGGQRRIEAARHYDYNWYNFIENGADPAHFSTLHLSDPDDGTWRSWFFNAKDVPPFDAVETDYGMKVVSNKPAPEPGMSYVDEKSYALPSVMQIGDTEFTHFKEPREALARGSRNAHWMFITPDDDDHFTLYTVDHYTGPDPDFMAKLAPSRRPVATAEKPEHDRRPLSPFRGSVRLEDIMTQSTQGNVAGREERLAASDKGIILQRRIILNAVARAQQGLRPQGVLSPEESDRLIRMDSFTGIRTYPPKPDAENGAPSE
- a CDS encoding NAD(P)-dependent oxidoreductase; protein product: MRILVTGGLGKIGGHVVDELLRGEHEVTVLDRLPGPRDGGAAKYLVGEVQDLGQMVEAAAGCDAVIHLAAIHNPHVAPTGVVFETNVTGTFNAHHAAFRLGIPRVVSTSSNAAVGWAYSEGAFLPDYLPIDEEHPCRPIDAYGLSKQVGETIAHSYARKGVESVVIRPSGVVTPEALDEIRRTGGREPGEWREYSYIDVRDLAVAFRLAVERPLPGGTVMFVVADDSTVAEPLCDLLPRLKPAIGDRARGLTGTRGVFANDRAKELLGWKPQHTWR